One Aegilops tauschii subsp. strangulata cultivar AL8/78 chromosome 7, Aet v6.0, whole genome shotgun sequence genomic window carries:
- the LOC120967828 gene encoding uncharacterized protein: MSKKGTDGEESMVVSAQTRKAKRGPPRKRNPCPGIRRVGGRIYDPKNGKTCHQCRQKTTDFTVACRQPRKKGLCPIHFCHKCLSNRYGEDAEDKAKEAGWTCPKCRGICNCSLCRKKKGETPTGILAHAAKALGHSSVHDLLIKSSEMVAAAQTLSSFPKKIKKV, translated from the exons ATGTCAAAGAAAGGCACCGACGGTGAGGAGAGCATGGTCGTGTCGGCGCAGACGAGAAAGGCCAAGCGAGGCCCTCCCCGAAAGCGCAACCCGTGCCCCGGAATCCGCCGCGTCGGCGGCCGGATCTATGACCCGAAGAACGGGAAGACCTGCCACCAG TGTCGTCAGAAGACAACAGACTTCACGGTGGCTTGCAGGCAGCCTCGGAAGAAGGGGCTTTGTCCAATCCACTTCTGCCACAAGTGCTTGTCCAACAG GTATGGTGAGGATGCCGAGGACAAGGCCAAGGAGGCGGGATGGACCTGCCCGAAATGCAGAGGCATCTGCAACTGCAGCTTGTGCAG AAAGAAGAAAGGGGAGACACCTACAGGAATACTGGCTCATGCCGCCAAGGCGTTAGGGCACTCATCCGTCCATGATCTGCTGATAAAGAGCTCCGAGATGGTGGCTGCTGCACAGACGTTGTCCTCATTCCCTAAGAAGATCAAGAAGGTATAA